In a genomic window of Alcanivorax sp.:
- a CDS encoding undecaprenyl-diphosphate phosphatase — protein MDWFQALVLALIQGLTEFLPISSSAHLILPSQVLGWPDQGLAFDVAVHLGTLMAVMAYYRRDLVAMIGGAGQAVTQRTMNDDLKLGLLVVLATIPAVLFGFLGDDWIERELRSALVIAVTTLVFGALLWAADAFGKRQFSLVRLGIVGAIFIGLAQALALIPGTSRSGITITAALALGYQREDAARFSFLLSIPVILGAGLLKTKDLIEQQLAVDWGLMALGAVVSAITAYLTIVFFIRLLERIGMLPFVVYRLILGIALLAWLA, from the coding sequence ATGGATTGGTTCCAGGCGCTGGTGCTGGCCCTGATACAGGGCCTTACCGAATTTCTTCCCATCTCCAGTTCTGCCCACCTGATTCTCCCGTCACAGGTTCTCGGCTGGCCTGACCAGGGCCTGGCCTTTGATGTGGCCGTACACCTGGGTACCTTGATGGCGGTGATGGCCTACTACCGCCGGGATTTGGTTGCCATGATCGGTGGTGCCGGGCAGGCCGTGACCCAGCGGACCATGAATGACGACTTGAAACTGGGCCTGCTGGTGGTGTTGGCCACCATTCCTGCGGTGCTATTCGGCTTTCTCGGTGATGACTGGATCGAGCGCGAGCTGCGTTCGGCACTGGTGATTGCCGTCACTACCCTGGTGTTTGGTGCTTTGCTATGGGCGGCAGATGCCTTCGGCAAGCGCCAGTTCAGCCTGGTGCGCCTGGGCATTGTGGGTGCGATCTTTATCGGTCTGGCCCAGGCCCTGGCACTGATTCCCGGCACCTCACGTAGTGGTATTACCATCACGGCGGCATTGGCGTTGGGCTATCAGCGCGAAGATGCGGCCCGGTTTTCCTTCCTGCTTTCCATTCCGGTGATTCTTGGTGCGGGATTGTTGAAGACAAAGGATCTGATCGAGCAGCAGTTAGCGGTGGACTGGGGCCTGATGGCCCTGGGGGCTGTGGTCAGTGCAATTACCGCCTACCTGACCATCGTGTTCTTTATTCGCCTGCTTGAACGTATCGGCATGCTGCCGTTTGTGGTGTATCGCCTGATCCTTGGCATCGCACTGCTGGCGTGGTTGGCCTGA
- a CDS encoding class I SAM-dependent methyltransferase, whose protein sequence is MLGWHEERLSLWRPEGRESPLSVTFSDGKQGYRLTPERVRHERLIKALGKPREQTRTVLDATAGLGRDAALIAMAGFPVLLAERSPILHAMLADGLRRAPTELAAVMQLLPCAGADAHSMPPLHAVYLDPMFPSREKSAAVKKDLQWLQQLAAYPDHHEEVMLLEWALGLDPQRVVVKRPGKAEPLAKRRPHHQIAGKAIRFDVYE, encoded by the coding sequence GTGCTGGGTTGGCACGAAGAGCGCCTGAGCCTGTGGCGACCGGAAGGGCGGGAAAGCCCTTTGAGCGTCACCTTCAGCGATGGAAAACAGGGCTATCGACTGACGCCGGAGCGGGTTCGACATGAACGCCTTATCAAAGCGTTGGGAAAACCCCGGGAACAAACCCGTACGGTTCTGGATGCCACTGCCGGCCTTGGCCGGGATGCGGCCCTGATCGCCATGGCTGGCTTCCCGGTGTTGCTGGCGGAGCGCTCACCCATTCTCCATGCCATGTTGGCGGATGGCCTGAGACGGGCGCCGACAGAGCTGGCTGCCGTCATGCAATTGCTGCCCTGCGCTGGAGCAGATGCGCACAGTATGCCACCACTGCATGCGGTCTATCTGGATCCCATGTTTCCATCCCGGGAAAAAAGTGCGGCGGTAAAAAAAGACCTGCAATGGCTTCAGCAACTGGCGGCGTACCCAGATCACCACGAAGAAGTGATGCTGCTGGAGTGGGCGCTCGGTCTGGACCCGCAACGGGTTGTGGTCAAACGCCCCGGAAAGGCAGAGCCCCTGGCAAAACGCCGCCCCCACCATCAGATTGCCGGTAAGGCTATTCGTTTTGATGTCTATGAGTAG
- a CDS encoding outer membrane beta-barrel protein, protein MTTFRLLALAAALPVVLPLSAMADNYLRFAYSLADYDEQDMDFTVAGPPDETLNIDGYDPGGVDYFSVAGGAWLSPNLRAEVALDFSLASKEDDGVTVSSGGASEAGTFEAKTTSNLLMINGYYHFMNDRGTGVFDPYVGAGIGLADNELEDMTVAVSGASATIEDGDSTEFAFKFGAGVAYWLSDAASVDFSIFYVDAGTVESGDTANGVGGSVALSRELEMDLESINYSLGVSIAI, encoded by the coding sequence ATGACTACTTTCCGTTTGCTTGCGTTGGCTGCGGCACTGCCGGTGGTATTGCCGCTATCCGCCATGGCGGATAACTATCTGCGTTTTGCCTACAGCCTTGCTGATTATGATGAACAGGATATGGATTTTACGGTGGCAGGCCCACCCGATGAGACCCTGAACATTGATGGTTATGACCCGGGCGGTGTGGACTATTTTAGCGTGGCCGGTGGTGCCTGGCTTTCCCCCAACCTGCGCGCAGAAGTTGCACTGGATTTCTCGCTGGCGTCCAAGGAAGACGATGGCGTTACCGTCAGCTCGGGCGGTGCTTCAGAGGCGGGGACTTTCGAGGCCAAGACCACCAGTAATCTGTTAATGATCAATGGCTACTATCACTTCATGAATGATCGCGGCACCGGTGTCTTTGATCCCTATGTAGGGGCAGGTATCGGCCTTGCGGATAATGAACTGGAGGATATGACCGTTGCCGTTAGTGGCGCCTCTGCAACCATTGAGGACGGTGACAGCACCGAGTTTGCCTTCAAGTTTGGTGCTGGTGTTGCCTACTGGCTCAGTGATGCGGCATCCGTGGATTTTTCCATTTTCTATGTGGATGCCGGTACTGTGGAGAGCGGGGATACTGCCAATGGTGTTGGTGGTTCGGTAGCACTGTCCCGGGAACTGGAAATGGACCTGGAGAGCATTAACTACAGCCTGGGTGTGTCTATCGCTATTTAG
- the plsB gene encoding glycerol-3-phosphate 1-O-acyltransferase PlsB — protein sequence MTPWLGLDRLGFFLIRIFLRLCTRANALPSNPDELQLAPNTPVVYVLRDRSAADAAAADQSARQLGLASALHGLTLGKSHLSHSYFQLYRRKFSNGRQRTPISPPRLEKLVSALRANPEADVQLVPVSVFWGRRPEKESSMWRILFSDNWSPAGFIKKFFIIITQGRQLYVHFSKPMSLRTLVDQCPTDEQTVRKASRILRVHFRRQQEAAIGPDLSHRRTLTNTVVDSIPVQEAIRAEAERQETNIEKVEAKARRYAMEIAADYSHTVIRSLELFLNWVWNRLYAGVRLYNMDNLTKVAGDHEVIYVPCHRSHIDYLLLSFVVFRNGLVPPHIAAGINLNMPIVGTILRRGGAFFMRRSFRDNPLYATVFSEYLHTITVRGYSIEYFVEGGRSRSGRMLKPRTGMLAMTLRSFLRDARKPIAFVPVYVGYEKVIESGSYIGELHGKKKQKESVGGLMKSLAVLRSHFGQVHVNFGEPIKLVDFLDQHHNPWRSEDLAAGETPAWFKHVVNELGQEVVESINAAAVANPINLLSLALLASPKHTMDVAQLRQQLNLYIALLKQAPYSDSAAIATDDASAIIQYGLDNEFLERIEHKLGDVVTTDEKTALQMAYVRNNSLHLFILPGLICSLVMNARSISMDTLQGMVHLLYPFLRNEYYLHWQDGDDLSQAVSKTVDVLEKEQLISREDNCLHGAPIHTHESDMLDHLGQTVMPSLERYYLTIRLLVQYGSGMLTADQLGELAHQTAQRLSLLYEFNSPEFFDKVVLKNFISQLYGTGLVTTDGAGALVFDEKLESLDDEARRILSPDISDAIQRVTRVTDIEHLSEPVPSAS from the coding sequence ATGACACCTTGGCTTGGCCTGGATCGCCTGGGCTTCTTCCTGATCCGCATTTTTCTGCGTTTGTGCACACGTGCTAACGCATTGCCTTCCAACCCCGACGAACTGCAGCTTGCCCCGAACACTCCGGTGGTCTATGTGCTGCGTGATCGCTCCGCCGCCGACGCGGCAGCAGCCGATCAATCCGCACGGCAACTGGGCCTGGCATCCGCCCTGCATGGGCTGACGCTGGGCAAAAGCCATCTGAGCCACAGTTACTTCCAGCTTTACCGCCGCAAGTTCAGCAATGGCCGGCAGCGCACCCCGATATCCCCGCCACGGCTGGAAAAGCTGGTCAGTGCACTGCGCGCTAACCCGGAAGCCGATGTACAGCTGGTTCCGGTCTCCGTGTTCTGGGGACGTCGTCCGGAAAAGGAAAGCTCCATGTGGCGGATCCTGTTTTCTGACAACTGGTCACCGGCGGGTTTCATCAAGAAATTCTTCATTATCATTACTCAGGGTCGACAGCTATACGTCCATTTCAGCAAACCTATGTCCCTGCGCACCCTGGTGGATCAGTGCCCCACGGATGAACAGACCGTTCGCAAGGCTTCCCGCATTCTGCGCGTGCATTTTCGCCGCCAGCAGGAAGCCGCCATCGGCCCGGATTTGTCACACCGTCGCACCCTCACCAATACCGTGGTCGACTCAATCCCGGTGCAAGAGGCGATTCGCGCCGAGGCTGAACGTCAGGAAACCAACATCGAAAAAGTGGAAGCCAAAGCCCGGCGTTACGCCATGGAAATCGCCGCCGATTACTCCCATACCGTCATTCGTTCTCTTGAGTTGTTCCTGAACTGGGTCTGGAACCGACTGTATGCCGGGGTCAGGTTGTACAACATGGACAACCTGACCAAGGTGGCAGGCGACCACGAAGTGATTTATGTGCCCTGCCACCGCAGCCACATCGACTACTTGCTGCTGTCCTTTGTGGTATTTCGCAATGGCCTGGTACCGCCGCACATTGCCGCCGGTATCAACCTGAATATGCCCATCGTCGGGACCATTCTTCGCCGTGGCGGCGCCTTCTTCATGCGCCGAAGCTTTCGCGACAACCCGCTCTACGCCACTGTCTTCAGTGAATATCTGCACACCATCACCGTGCGCGGTTATTCCATCGAGTACTTCGTGGAAGGTGGCCGCAGCCGCAGTGGCCGTATGCTCAAGCCCCGCACCGGCATGCTGGCAATGACCCTGCGCAGTTTCCTGCGTGATGCACGCAAGCCGATTGCCTTTGTTCCGGTCTATGTGGGCTACGAAAAAGTCATCGAGTCCGGCTCCTATATCGGCGAGCTGCACGGCAAGAAAAAACAGAAGGAATCCGTCGGCGGGCTGATGAAATCCCTGGCGGTGCTCCGTAGTCATTTCGGCCAAGTACACGTGAATTTTGGCGAGCCCATCAAGCTGGTGGACTTCCTGGATCAGCATCACAACCCCTGGCGCAGCGAGGATCTGGCCGCCGGCGAAACCCCGGCCTGGTTCAAGCATGTGGTGAATGAACTCGGACAGGAAGTGGTGGAATCCATCAATGCCGCTGCGGTGGCCAACCCGATCAACCTGCTAAGCCTGGCTCTGTTGGCCTCGCCCAAGCACACCATGGATGTGGCCCAGTTACGCCAGCAGCTGAACCTGTACATCGCCCTGCTCAAGCAAGCGCCCTACAGCGACAGCGCTGCCATCGCCACCGATGACGCCTCTGCCATCATCCAGTACGGGCTGGACAACGAGTTCCTGGAGCGTATCGAGCACAAGCTGGGTGATGTGGTAACCACCGATGAAAAGACCGCCCTGCAGATGGCCTATGTACGCAACAACAGCCTGCATCTATTCATTCTGCCCGGCCTGATCTGTTCGCTGGTGATGAACGCCCGCTCAATCAGCATGGACACCCTGCAGGGCATGGTGCATCTGCTCTACCCCTTCCTGCGCAATGAATACTACCTTCATTGGCAGGACGGCGACGACCTCTCCCAGGCCGTCAGCAAGACCGTGGATGTGCTGGAGAAGGAACAACTGATCAGCCGCGAGGACAACTGTCTGCACGGTGCCCCGATCCACACCCATGAATCCGACATGCTGGATCATCTTGGCCAGACCGTGATGCCGTCCCTGGAGCGTTACTATCTAACCATTCGCCTGCTGGTTCAGTACGGTTCCGGCATGCTGACTGCCGACCAACTGGGCGAACTGGCTCACCAGACCGCCCAACGGCTGTCCCTGCTCTACGAATTCAACTCGCCGGAATTCTTCGACAAGGTGGTGCTGAAAAACTTCATAAGCCAGTTGTACGGTACTGGCCTGGTCACCACCGACGGCGCCGGCGCGCTGGTGTTTGACGAGAAACTGGAATCCCTGGACGATGAAGCTCGCCGCATCCTCAGCCCGGATATCAGCGACGCTATTCAACGGGTGACGCGGGTAACTGACATTGAGCACCTGTCCGAGCCGGTTCCCTCAGCTTCCTGA
- a CDS encoding Dyp-type peroxidase — protein sequence MSTPQTGIFDRSYQHHLFFEFCLSSGQDLQAVKVALRQLNSLKSEKTPVLMAFGPALWEQLDTRFSFPPFSLEGHVPATQGDLWVWVQAKERGDLFDTGMQVRDAVGELLSTQLELNSFVYHDMRDLTGFVDGIGNPTGDKAEKAAFIAEPHPGAGGSWVLTQKWVHDLKKFNQLPVNEQENVFGRTKEDAVEFDEERMPPDSHVGRTDVDRDGVPQKMWRRSVPYGDSTEHGLYFLAFCCELDRYDYLLRRMYGIADDTVKDRLLDYTRPVMGSWWYAPDQEWLDKISE from the coding sequence GTGTCGACACCGCAAACGGGGATTTTTGATCGTAGTTATCAGCATCATCTGTTCTTCGAGTTCTGCCTCAGCAGCGGCCAGGACCTGCAGGCGGTGAAAGTGGCATTGCGCCAGCTCAATTCGCTGAAAAGCGAGAAGACGCCGGTGTTGATGGCGTTCGGGCCGGCCCTGTGGGAGCAATTGGACACCCGCTTTAGCTTCCCTCCGTTTTCCCTGGAAGGCCATGTGCCGGCCACCCAGGGCGACCTGTGGGTCTGGGTGCAGGCGAAAGAGCGCGGTGATCTGTTTGATACCGGTATGCAGGTCCGTGATGCCGTGGGCGAGCTGCTTTCCACGCAACTGGAGCTGAACAGTTTTGTTTACCACGATATGCGCGACCTGACCGGTTTTGTCGATGGTATCGGTAACCCTACCGGCGACAAGGCAGAAAAGGCCGCCTTTATAGCCGAGCCGCATCCCGGTGCCGGTGGTAGCTGGGTGCTGACCCAGAAATGGGTTCACGACCTGAAAAAATTCAATCAGCTACCAGTGAACGAACAGGAAAACGTGTTTGGCCGCACCAAGGAAGATGCGGTGGAATTCGACGAAGAGCGCATGCCGCCGGATTCCCACGTGGGCCGCACCGATGTGGATCGTGATGGTGTGCCCCAGAAAATGTGGCGCCGCTCTGTGCCCTACGGTGACAGCACCGAGCATGGCCTGTATTTCCTGGCCTTCTGCTGCGAACTGGACCGCTATGACTACCTGTTGCGCCGCATGTATGGCATTGCCGACGATACTGTCAAAGACCGCCTACTGGACTACACCCGCCCGGTAATGGGCTCCTGGTGGTATGCGCCGGACCAGGAGTGGCTGGATAAGATCAGTGAATAG
- a CDS encoding aldehyde dehydrogenase family protein: MTAQEKLDSKTVLDTNPATGTAVAELNETDLAKLPEIMAKAREAQAIWAAKSFKERARHITMMRSYIVDRADDLARTVSESNGKTLTDALATEVLPCALACKWYANNAEKYLKEKNRPGGSILFFNKKTHMLRVPLGVVGIISPWNYPLSIPFGEIVMGLMAGNAVLLKVAAATPAVGRAIEQIIAAGELPEGLFHHIVGSGSKVATGFFDNGVDKLFFTGSVPAGKTLMAQAAETLTPVSLELGGNDPMLVLEDADLERATNGAAWAGYQNAGQSCGGVERVYVVDAVYDQFVDLLAKKTRQLRHGVGCNDFNVDIGSLTTAGQLRTVQQHLEDALAKGARIEAQSRPVGNVENGFFHPATLLTNVTDDMLTMCDETFGPLIAVQRVANEEEAIRKANESKLALTSSVWTKNNKRGRAIAARLQSGVTTINDHLYSHGLSETPWGGWKESGIGRTHGPEGLEEMTQAKAVNWDILPSKRNIFWYPFDEATYNGIKNALHFVFPKGIGQMLGASLKLTPFLVKKMFTKWKTD, translated from the coding sequence ATGACCGCGCAAGAAAAACTGGACAGCAAAACCGTACTGGACACCAACCCGGCCACCGGCACTGCCGTGGCCGAGCTGAATGAAACCGATCTGGCCAAACTGCCTGAGATCATGGCTAAAGCCCGTGAAGCCCAGGCAATCTGGGCGGCCAAATCGTTCAAGGAACGGGCCCGTCATATCACCATGATGCGCAGCTACATCGTCGATCGTGCCGATGACCTGGCTCGCACCGTCAGCGAAAGCAACGGCAAGACCCTTACCGATGCCCTTGCCACCGAAGTGCTGCCCTGCGCCCTGGCCTGCAAATGGTATGCAAACAACGCTGAAAAATACCTGAAAGAGAAGAACCGCCCCGGCGGCAGCATCCTGTTCTTCAACAAGAAGACCCACATGCTGCGCGTTCCCCTGGGCGTAGTGGGCATCATCAGCCCCTGGAACTATCCGCTGTCGATCCCCTTCGGTGAAATTGTCATGGGCCTGATGGCCGGTAATGCGGTGCTGCTGAAAGTGGCTGCCGCCACGCCGGCTGTGGGCCGCGCTATCGAGCAGATCATCGCTGCCGGAGAGTTACCCGAAGGCCTGTTCCATCATATCGTCGGCTCCGGTTCCAAAGTGGCCACCGGCTTTTTCGATAATGGCGTGGACAAACTGTTCTTCACCGGCAGCGTCCCCGCCGGCAAGACCCTGATGGCCCAGGCCGCCGAAACCCTCACCCCGGTCTCCCTGGAGCTGGGTGGCAACGACCCCATGCTGGTACTGGAAGATGCCGACCTGGAGCGAGCCACTAACGGTGCTGCCTGGGCCGGTTACCAGAATGCCGGCCAGAGCTGCGGCGGTGTGGAACGGGTGTATGTGGTAGACGCGGTCTACGACCAGTTTGTCGATCTGCTCGCCAAGAAAACCCGCCAACTGCGTCACGGCGTGGGCTGCAACGACTTCAATGTGGATATCGGCAGCCTGACCACCGCCGGCCAGCTGCGCACCGTGCAGCAACATCTGGAAGACGCTCTGGCCAAGGGCGCCCGTATCGAGGCCCAGTCCCGCCCGGTGGGCAATGTGGAGAACGGCTTCTTCCACCCGGCCACGCTGCTGACCAATGTCACCGATGACATGCTCACCATGTGCGACGAGACCTTCGGGCCACTGATTGCCGTGCAACGCGTGGCCAACGAAGAAGAGGCCATCCGCAAGGCCAACGAATCCAAGCTTGCGCTGACCTCCTCCGTGTGGACAAAAAACAACAAGCGCGGTCGCGCCATCGCTGCCCGCCTGCAGTCCGGGGTCACCACCATCAACGACCACCTGTACAGCCACGGCCTGTCCGAAACCCCCTGGGGCGGCTGGAAGGAATCCGGTATCGGCCGTACCCACGGCCCGGAAGGCCTGGAGGAAATGACCCAGGCCAAAGCGGTCAACTGGGATATCCTGCCCTCCAAGCGCAACATCTTCTGGTATCCCTTTGACGAAGCCACCTACAACGGCATCAAGAACGCCCTGCACTTCGTTTTCCCGAAAGGCATCGGTCAGATGCTCGGTGCCTCACTGAAACTCACCCCGTTCCTGGTGAAGAAGATGTTTACCAAATGGAAAACGGACTAA
- a CDS encoding FUSC family protein, with amino-acid sequence MTLDPRLAVLLTPDRQSLLFATKGVIAMSLALYLSMLLQLDRPYWALISAVFLQVRPETGLVIEKGFCQIGGTLVGGVAGLLILAWLLPYPALAIGALTLWIGLNAGASAWVRQANFIYGFAMAGITATLIVVLAIVDPANTSSLGIFHIANARVSEIILGALCATLVSSLLWPVRVSSLLKEHARTALNQTLAYLELELDPAGTHAKRHNQVDTLLQSIFALSDDSSAVHYEGSHGPGRARAATVICHKTLSLVARIRVIGRLMRNHDDLLTPALRDLLDGLRTAFQRMRETPSAEQAMKEAQTLRQQLREARGEQTDDAPPLQRRFFQVAQNLTADLILALEANRALHFSHEVQLRPQGLRPYRDLQIAAAVGLRSALVFALAAGLWVGTASPMAIMLMIMPVMFTILFARLPEPDQVLKRATFSSVLAAPVALFFTLPLLALNNGNFPLLILILGAPLFVGLLAISKRLTLPLGLGFCTPYIILVQPGNAMDFDVARVASNGLAITAGIAIAFLMFRLITPPNGPNLRRRLIRQTATDLTLMSNPSAATTGDANINEEWFNARMADRLRWLTICDKALPEAQRHFTDLGLTGLNLGQVSLWLQSRLRSNAPPALVDSAHRWQLALAAAYQACSRGKVDEGFRLQSEKLKLDMEDAGNLAQRDRELIAGALERIALTFERMAFRLAEAQQKPGVAA; translated from the coding sequence ATGACACTGGATCCGCGACTGGCCGTCCTGCTCACGCCAGACCGCCAATCTCTGCTGTTCGCCACCAAGGGTGTCATCGCCATGTCGCTGGCACTCTATCTGTCCATGTTGTTGCAACTGGACCGCCCCTATTGGGCTCTGATTTCCGCAGTGTTCCTGCAAGTTCGCCCGGAAACCGGGCTGGTGATTGAAAAAGGCTTCTGCCAGATCGGCGGTACCTTGGTGGGGGGCGTCGCGGGGCTGCTGATCCTTGCCTGGCTGCTTCCCTACCCGGCACTGGCTATTGGCGCACTGACCCTGTGGATCGGTCTCAATGCCGGCGCTTCCGCCTGGGTGCGCCAGGCCAATTTCATCTACGGTTTCGCCATGGCGGGCATCACCGCCACCCTCATTGTCGTGCTGGCCATCGTCGACCCGGCCAATACCTCCAGTCTGGGCATTTTCCACATCGCCAACGCCCGGGTCAGTGAGATCATTCTCGGTGCCCTCTGCGCCACCCTGGTCAGCAGCCTGCTGTGGCCGGTGCGGGTCAGCAGTCTGCTCAAGGAGCATGCCCGTACCGCCCTCAACCAGACACTGGCCTATCTGGAACTGGAACTGGATCCGGCGGGCACCCACGCCAAACGCCACAATCAGGTGGATACTCTGCTACAGAGTATTTTTGCACTCAGTGATGACAGCAGCGCCGTTCACTACGAGGGCAGCCATGGCCCGGGGCGGGCCCGGGCGGCCACTGTGATCTGCCACAAAACCCTGTCACTGGTGGCACGCATCCGCGTGATCGGACGCCTGATGCGTAACCACGACGATCTGCTCACCCCGGCCCTGCGCGACCTGCTGGATGGCTTGCGGACGGCGTTCCAGCGCATGCGCGAAACCCCTTCCGCCGAACAGGCCATGAAAGAGGCCCAAACCCTGCGCCAGCAACTGCGTGAAGCCCGCGGAGAACAGACCGACGATGCGCCGCCACTGCAGCGTCGCTTCTTCCAGGTCGCCCAGAACCTGACCGCCGACCTGATTCTTGCTCTTGAGGCCAACCGTGCCCTGCATTTCAGCCATGAAGTGCAACTGCGACCGCAGGGCCTGCGGCCTTATCGGGATCTGCAGATCGCCGCCGCCGTGGGCCTGCGCAGTGCGCTGGTGTTTGCCCTTGCCGCCGGGCTCTGGGTGGGCACGGCCAGCCCCATGGCCATCATGCTGATGATCATGCCAGTGATGTTCACCATTCTGTTTGCCCGCCTGCCAGAGCCAGATCAGGTACTGAAACGGGCCACCTTCAGTTCCGTACTGGCCGCACCGGTGGCCCTGTTTTTCACCCTGCCCCTGCTGGCACTCAATAACGGCAACTTTCCCCTACTCATACTGATTCTCGGCGCGCCCCTGTTTGTTGGCCTGCTGGCTATCAGTAAGCGCCTGACCCTGCCCCTTGGGCTGGGCTTCTGCACCCCCTATATCATTCTGGTGCAGCCGGGCAACGCCATGGATTTTGACGTGGCACGGGTGGCCAGTAACGGCCTGGCAATCACCGCAGGAATCGCTATCGCCTTCCTCATGTTCCGCCTTATTACGCCACCCAATGGCCCCAACCTGCGCCGCCGGCTGATCCGCCAGACCGCCACCGACCTGACGTTAATGAGCAATCCCTCTGCGGCCACGACAGGTGACGCCAATATCAATGAGGAGTGGTTCAACGCCCGCATGGCCGACCGCCTGCGCTGGCTGACCATCTGTGACAAGGCTCTGCCAGAGGCGCAACGCCACTTCACCGATCTTGGCCTCACCGGGCTGAACCTGGGCCAGGTCTCCCTGTGGCTTCAAAGCCGTCTACGCAGCAATGCCCCGCCCGCACTGGTCGATAGCGCCCATCGCTGGCAACTGGCCCTGGCGGCCGCCTACCAGGCCTGCTCTCGTGGCAAGGTCGACGAGGGCTTTCGCCTGCAATCTGAAAAGCTCAAACTGGACATGGAAGACGCTGGCAATCTGGCCCAGCGCGACCGCGAGCTGATTGCCGGCGCGCTGGAGCGCATTGCCCTGACCTTCGAGCGCATGGCGTTCCGACTGGCGGAAGCGCAACAAAAGCCAGGCGTTGCAGCCTGA
- a CDS encoding HlyD family secretion protein, with the protein MQQPLRILITVVLVILALLAGNWVWNYYLYAPWTRDGKVRAEIITLSPDVSGWVRELHIRDDQTVQQGDPLFRIDDIRYRATLARAEAQLLHEQESLRLAEHQYERRKRLHAGNSISREELDSARIEAQLAAANVALAEAELASARINLERTRVEAPADGTIVNLTLQQGNFVNQGTPVVSMVKAGSFYVTGYFEETKLPMVEVGQRATVVLMNGARKLRGKVTSVGQAIANANTQTDGQLLPQVQQTFNWVRLAQRIPVHIELDHIPDDILLAAGMTATVRLHERDTKSAQ; encoded by the coding sequence ATGCAACAACCGCTTCGCATCCTGATTACTGTGGTTCTGGTCATTCTGGCGCTGCTGGCCGGTAACTGGGTGTGGAATTATTACCTCTATGCGCCCTGGACCCGCGACGGCAAGGTGCGCGCCGAAATCATTACGCTATCCCCGGATGTGTCCGGTTGGGTCCGTGAGCTGCACATTCGTGACGACCAGACAGTACAACAGGGCGACCCCCTGTTCCGGATTGATGACATCCGCTACCGGGCCACTCTGGCCCGGGCCGAGGCCCAGCTGCTCCACGAGCAGGAATCCCTGCGCCTGGCGGAACATCAATACGAACGACGCAAGCGACTGCACGCCGGCAACAGCATCAGCCGCGAAGAACTGGACAGCGCCCGCATCGAGGCCCAGCTTGCCGCTGCCAATGTGGCCCTGGCCGAAGCCGAGCTGGCCAGCGCCAGAATCAATCTGGAGCGGACCCGGGTGGAAGCCCCCGCCGATGGCACCATCGTCAACCTGACCCTGCAACAGGGCAACTTCGTTAACCAGGGCACCCCGGTGGTCTCCATGGTCAAGGCCGGCAGCTTCTATGTCACCGGCTACTTCGAAGAAACCAAGCTACCGATGGTGGAAGTGGGCCAGCGGGCCACAGTGGTTCTGATGAACGGCGCCCGCAAACTGCGCGGCAAGGTCACCAGCGTGGGCCAGGCCATCGCCAACGCCAACACCCAGACCGACGGCCAATTACTGCCCCAGGTCCAGCAGACCTTCAATTGGGTGCGGCTGGCCCAACGCATCCCCGTCCATATCGAGCTGGACCACATCCCCGACGACATTCTGCTGGCCGCCGGCATGACAGCCACGGTGCGGCTCCACGAGCGGGACACCAAGAGCGCCCAATGA
- a CDS encoding DUF1656 domain-containing protein, translating into MWLHEIPVGGLLISPMVLFVLLAMGLTLLTFLLLRKLGWHQQLWKSAWVYLSLFICFVALSLRILS; encoded by the coding sequence ATGTGGCTGCATGAAATTCCGGTAGGCGGATTGCTGATCAGCCCCATGGTGCTGTTCGTGCTGCTGGCCATGGGGCTCACCCTGCTGACCTTTCTGCTGCTGCGTAAACTGGGTTGGCATCAGCAACTCTGGAAAAGCGCCTGGGTCTATCTGTCACTGTTTATCTGTTTTGTCGCCCTCTCCCTACGGATACTGAGTTAG